Proteins from one Doryrhamphus excisus isolate RoL2022-K1 chromosome 19, RoL_Dexc_1.0, whole genome shotgun sequence genomic window:
- the fam163ba gene encoding protein FAM163B, whose product MTAGTVVITGGILATVILLLIIAVLCYCRLQYYCCKKEESESEEEEPDFAVTSRLPPVHSNHNIVAATAAASSIPNGPALFPTPPLARKLTRSQTFCPSCTHYELPFYLQPPPPQVHQADGLRNGGERVSYRAVQQPPPPPPLQQQDIELPVPVNISNYRRPQLARSVTMRDMFTRSCSISTDV is encoded by the exons ATGACAGCCGGGACAGTGGTCATCACTGGTGGAATCCTTGCTACGGTTATATTGCTCCTTATCATCGCAGTACTTTGCTACTGCAGGCTGCAG TATTATTGCTGTAAGAAGGAGGAGTCGGagtcggaggaggaggagcctgaCTTCGCCGTCACATCCCGCCTGCCGCCGGTCCACTCCAACCACAACATTGTGGCGGCCacggccgccgcctcctccatcCCCAATGGCCCCGCCCTCTTCCCCACCCCCCCGCTGGCCAGGAAACTGACCCGCTCTCAGACCTTCTGCCCGTCGTGCACGCACTACGAGCTGCCCTTCTACCTGCAGCCGCCGCCCCCGCAGGTCCACCAAGCCGACGGCTTGAGGAACGGGGGCGAGCGGGTTAGTTACCGCGCCGTGcagcagccgccgccgccgccgccattaCAGCAACAGGACATAGAGCTGCCCGTGCCCGTCAACATTTCCAACTACCGCAGGCCCCAACTGGCTCGATCGGTCACCATGAGGGACATGTTCACGCGCAGCTGCAGCATCAGCactgatgtttaa